In the Malania oleifera isolate guangnan ecotype guangnan chromosome 1, ASM2987363v1, whole genome shotgun sequence genome, one interval contains:
- the LOC131159746 gene encoding uncharacterized protein LOC131159746 has translation MAPARWIKPEVYPLMAAMTFVTSMCIFQLTRNILTNPDVRVNKEHRRMAVLENEEEGEKYAEHSLRKFLRSRPPEVMPAINRFFSNPQD, from the exons ATGGCACCCGCAAGATGGATCAAACCAGAG GTGTACCCACTAATGGCAGCCATGACCTTTGTAACGAGCATGTGCATCTTTCAACTTACCAGGAATATACTTACAAACCCTGATGTGAG GGTAAACAAAGAACATAGGCGGATGGCAGTGCTGGAGAATGAAGAGGAAGGAGAGAAATATGCAGAGCATAGCCTCCGGAAGTTCCTTCGCAGTCGCCCCCCAGAGGTCATGCCGGCCATCAACCGCTTCTTCTCCAACCCCCAAGATTAG